AGCATTGATTGGCCTCTCCCTTAGCGGCGTTGCCGCCGTGGCGATGACCTATCTTAGTGAAGAAATTCACCCCAGTTTTGTCGCGCTCTCGATGGGGCTGTATATCAGCGGCAACTCGATTGGTGGGATGAGTGGCCGTTTAATTACCGGGGTGTTGAGTGATTTCTTTTCCTGGCGCATCGCTCTGGCGGTGATAGGTATATTTGCGTTGGCCGCCGCTTGTATGTTCTGGCGTATTCTTCCGGCCTCTAAACATTTTCGCCCTACCTCATTGCGCCCCAGAACGCTGGTCATTAATTTTAAACTGCACTGGCGTGATTCGGGCTTACCCCTGCTGTTCGCGGAGGGTTTTTTAATCATGGGTAGCTTTGTCACTTTGTTCAATTACATTGGTTATCGTTTACTGGCACAGCCTTATTATCTCAGCCAGGCGGTGGTGGGGTTATTATCGATAGTCTATCTGACCGGCTCATATAGCTCCCCAAAAGCTGGCGCGTTGACCACTCGCTATGGCCGGGGGCCGGTATTAATGGCTGCAATAGGTATGATGTTGATTGGTGTCATTATCACCGGTTTCTCTGCGGTAATAACCATCTTTATTGGCATGATGGTATTTACTGCCGGTTTCTTTGCCGCGCACTCTGTTGCCAGCAGTTGGATTGGCCGCCGCGCGCGCCGCGCTAAAGCCCAAGCCTCTTCACTATATCTATTCTGTTATTACGCCGGTTCGAGTGTCGCAGGAACATTAGGCGGTATTTTCTGGCTTAATCTAGGGTGGGCCGGCGTTGTGGCATTTATCGCCACGCTCTTGTTGCTGGCATTGTATGTTGGGCAGCGGTTACGGAAATTGCCAGAAGCGGCCAAAATATAATCTTAGATGAAGTAAAGCCGATTGGACGCCAAATTACAATTTGACGTTCTCTCTGCTATGTACCTATTATTAAGGGGAGCTTAACGACCCTAAGTGATTGTTGCTTGAGATATAAATTAAGTATCTAGTGTATTAAGGGATTTATTACGAGATATTTCCTTAATTTATGTAAGGTCAGGAGAAAATATGACAAACCACTTCCTCACGCTTTGGGACATACTCGCGACAACATTTTCCATTTTCTTTTTCATCGCATACTTGCTGATTCTGTTTCAGGTCATTTCCGACCTGTTCAGAGACCATGAATTAAGTGGGTTTTATAAAGCGATTTGGATTCTGTTTTTACTCTTCATTCCACTACTGACGTCTCTGGTATACCTCATCACACGAGGTAAAGGTATGGCTCAGCGCTATCGAGCCTCGGTACAAAAATCAGTATCCGAAACCAATGAGTATATCCGTCACGTTGCGGGTAAATCGCCAGCAGAACAGATTGCTGACGCGAAAAAATTATTAGATGAAGGGACTATTACTGAAAGTGAATACCAGCAACTAAAAGCGAAAGCACTGTCCTAATATTTTGATTTATCACTCTAGCCAACACAGCTACAACATTGAAAACGTGTCGGCTATAAAGGCTAAATGTCACTTACCCTGCCATTTAGCCTTTTTTATTTCTGAATTAAAGCGATAAAAATAATAGACAGTGGTGCTTAGTCGCCATGGAGATTATAATTTCAGCCTTATGCTTATATTGTTTGCGAGATTCAGGAATGAAGCACTCTTCGCTACGGCGTTCACTATTATTAGCCGGTATTACCCTGCCCTTAGTCAATTTTGCGCCGCCAACCTGGGCCGCTGCGATTCCGGGATCATTAGACAAGCAATTGGCAGCACTTGAGCATAGTGCTAACGGTCGTTTAGGCATTGCGATGATTAATAGCGGCGCTGGCACCAAAATTTTGTATCGCGGAGCTCAACGTTTCCCATTCTGTAGTACTTTTAAGTTTATGCTGGCCGCTGCTGTATTAGATCAAAGCCAGTCTCAGCCGAATTTACTCAATAAGCATATAAATTACCATGAGAGTGATTTGTTATCTTATGCCCCGATCACGTGTAAAAATCTGGCGCGTGGCATGACCGTCTCCGAGTTATGTGCTGCCACCATTCAATATAGTGATAACACTGCCGCGAATTTATTAATTAAAGAGTTGGGTGGTTTAGCGGCTGTTAATCAGTTTGCTCGCAGTATTGGCGATCAGATGTTCAGATTAGACCGCTGGGAGCCTGATTTAAATACCGCGCTACCTAATGACCCACGTGATACCACCACTCCTGCGGCTATGGCAGCGAGTATGAATAAATTGGTGCTGGGTGATGCATTGCGCCCTGCCCAACGAAGTCAACTCGCTGCATGGC
The sequence above is drawn from the Yersinia enterocolitica subsp. enterocolitica genome and encodes:
- a CDS encoding SHOCT domain-containing protein, which gives rise to MTNHFLTLWDILATTFSIFFFIAYLLILFQVISDLFRDHELSGFYKAIWILFLLFIPLLTSLVYLITRGKGMAQRYRASVQKSVSETNEYIRHVAGKSPAEQIADAKKLLDEGTITESEYQQLKAKALS
- the blaA gene encoding class A beta-lactamase BlaA; its protein translation is MKHSSLRRSLLLAGITLPLVNFAPPTWAAAIPGSLDKQLAALEHSANGRLGIAMINSGAGTKILYRGAQRFPFCSTFKFMLAAAVLDQSQSQPNLLNKHINYHESDLLSYAPITCKNLARGMTVSELCAATIQYSDNTAANLLIKELGGLAAVNQFARSIGDQMFRLDRWEPDLNTALPNDPRDTTTPAAMAASMNKLVLGDALRPAQRSQLAAWLKGNTTGDATIRAGAPTDWIVGDKTGSGDYGTTNDIAVLWPTKGAPIVLVVYFTQREKDAKPRRDVLASATQIILSQIS
- a CDS encoding MFS transporter; translated protein: MTTSLLTTDTAVSNLAANDDATATTPKTTRFTKRPYIQRGTPEFIRVTLAFFSAGLATFALLYCVQPILPLLSQDFTISPASSSLSLSTATGMLAFGLMFTGPLSDAIGRKSVMVVALMLAAICTLICAFMTSWHGILLMRALIGLSLSGVAAVAMTYLSEEIHPSFVALSMGLYISGNSIGGMSGRLITGVLSDFFSWRIALAVIGIFALAAACMFWRILPASKHFRPTSLRPRTLVINFKLHWRDSGLPLLFAEGFLIMGSFVTLFNYIGYRLLAQPYYLSQAVVGLLSIVYLTGSYSSPKAGALTTRYGRGPVLMAAIGMMLIGVIITGFSAVITIFIGMMVFTAGFFAAHSVASSWIGRRARRAKAQASSLYLFCYYAGSSVAGTLGGIFWLNLGWAGVVAFIATLLLLALYVGQRLRKLPEAAKI